From a region of the Planctomycetota bacterium genome:
- a CDS encoding twin-arginine translocase TatA/TatE family subunit, translating into MPSTLALFSLGPAEMIALAGLGLLLFGKRLPEVGRGVGQAIVQFKKGLKDVEDDVNDASKKAALTDEDKPKAALDA; encoded by the coding sequence ATGCCGTCCACCCTCGCTTTGTTCTCCCTCGGCCCTGCCGAGATGATCGCCCTCGCCGGGCTCGGCTTGCTACTTTTCGGCAAGCGTTTGCCCGAAGTAGGCCGTGGCGTCGGCCAAGCGATCGTGCAGTTCAAGAAGGGTCTCAAGGACGTCGAGGACGACGTCAACGACGCGTCGAAAAAGGCCGCCCTGACCGACGAGGACAAGCCCAAAGCCGCCCTCGACGCCTAG